In Silene latifolia isolate original U9 population chromosome X, ASM4854445v1, whole genome shotgun sequence, the following proteins share a genomic window:
- the LOC141622731 gene encoding linoleate 13S-lipoxygenase 3-1, chloroplastic-like, with protein sequence MVGVKEIMGTPIMQNSSSLLTSSTRLIQISHNIRNYPFHNVPIKKRRLVVQPKAVISDNSYVIKSSEPSYLGTNHSNYGEIKVSAVVTVRNKIKEDFKETLVKQLDNLGDKIGRGVVLQLVSIEIDQRARGPKKSGEAILKDWSKKSNLKAEKVSYLAEFMVDGNFGIPGAILITNKHQQEFYLESITLEGFACGPLHFPCNSWVQSFNDLPTRRIFFHNKPYLPHQTPAGLRALREKELKDLRGDGKVGERKLSDRIYEYDVYNDLGNPDKNYELTRPILGGSNIPYPRRCRTGRPPSETDKRVETRVEKPLPIYVPRDEQFEEAKAGTFSFCRLKAVLHNLLPSLTTNISSKHDFTGFQHLDTLFNEGLLINLGLHEDNLQKLPEFVTKIRTTSQAMLKFDTPLIIAKDKMAWMRDDEFARQFIAGVNPGSIERMTCFPPVSKLDPEHHGPVESALKEEHILGYLDGMSVQEALDANRLYIVDYHDIYMPFLDRINGQDGRKAYATRTLFFLTSLGTLKPIAIELSLPHSGHNSKSKRVLNPAVDATTNWMWQIAKAHVCANDAGVHQLVQHWLRTHATLEPFILSAHRRLSCMHPIYKLLEPHMRYTLHINAFARQSLINCGGVIEECFTPGRYAMEISAAAYKTWQFDLQGLPSDLIRRGMAVPDSTEPHGLRLLIKDYPYAADGLLIWDAITKWVRDYVTHYYTESSLVAEDRELQSWYDEAVRVGHADFSNANWWPDLKTPEDLTKILTVLIWLASAQHAALNFGQYPYGGYAPNRPVLMRRLIPDENDPEYASFLADPQKFYFTALPSVLQTSKFIAVIDTLSTHSPDEEYLGERTQPSTWTRDAEIVEKFFEFSAEMRRIEKEIDRRNRDPSLRNRCGAGIIPYELMAPSSPPGVTCRGVPNSITI encoded by the exons ATGGTAGGAGTTAAAGAAATTATGGGTACACCAATTATGCAAAactcatcatcattattaacatcaTCAACTAGATTAATTCAAATATCACATAATATTAGAAATTACCCATTTCATAATGTTCCTATAAAAAAGAGAAGATTAGTGGTGCAACCAAAGGCTGTAATTAGTGATAATTCCTACGTGATTAAGTCGTCGGAACCGTCTTATTTGGGTACTAATCATTCTAATTATGGTGAAATCAAGGTTAGTGCCGTCGTTACGGTGAGGaacaagattaaggaagatttTAAGGAAACCCTTGTTAAACAATTGGATAATTTGGGTGATAAGATTGGTAGAGGTGTTGTTCTTCAACTTGTTAGCATTGAGATTGATCAAA GAGCTAGAGGACCAAAGAAAAGTGGTGAAGCAATATTAAAAGATTGGTCAAAAAAATCAAACTTAAAAGCAGAAAAAGTAAGTTATTTGGCAGAATTTATGGTGGACGGTAATTTTGGAATACCAGGAGCAATATTAATTACCAATAAACATCAACAAGAATTTTACCTAGAGAGTATTACACTTGAAGGTTTTGCATGCGGACCTCTTCATTTTCCATGTAATTCTTGGGTACAATCCTTCAACGATCTCCCAACTAGACGTATATTTTTCCATAATAAG CCATATCTACCACACCAGACTCCAGCTGGACTAAGAGCATTAAGGGAGAAAGAGCTTAAAGATTTAAGAGGTGATGGCAAAGTTGGAGAGAGGAAATTATCAGACAGGATTTATGAATATGATGTCTATAATGATTTGGGCAACCCGGATAAAAATTACGAATTAACCCGACCCATCCTTGGTGGTTCAAATATTCCATACCCGAGACGTTGTCGCACTGGACGCCCTCCTTCTGAAACTG ATAAAAGAGTTGAGACGCGAGTGGAGAagccattaccgatatatgttccAAGGGACGAACAATTTGAAGAGGCGAAGGCAGGGACGTTTTCATTCTGCAGGCTTAAAGCAGTCCTACATAATTTGTTACCGTCCTTGACGACTAACATTTCGTCTAAGCACGACTTCACCGGGTTTCAGCATCTTGATACTCTCTTTAATGAAGGATTGCTGATAAATCTAGGTTTGCATGAAGATAATCTTCAGAAGTTGCCAGAGTTTGTGACCAAAATACGTACTACTAGTCAAGCCATGCTCAAATTCGACACACCCTTGATAATTGCCA AGGACAAAATGGCATGGATGCGAGATGATGAATTTGCACGACAATTCATAGCCGGTGTTAACCCTGGTAGTATCGAGAGAATGACATGTTTTCCGCCAGTGAGCAAACTCGATCCAGAACATCACGGTCCTGTTGAATCAGCTCTCAAAGAAGAGCACATTTTAGGCTACCTTGATGGGATGTCAGTACAAGAG GCTTTGGATGCAAATAGGCTGTACATTGTGGACTACCATGACATATATATGCCTTTCTTAGATCGGATAAATGGTCAGGATGGCCGAAAAGCTTATGCAACgaggacattgtttttcttaacCTCGCTTGGAACCCTAAAGCCGATTGCCATTGAACTCAGCCTACCGCATTCAGGACACAACTCAAAGTCGAAAAGGGTTCTGAATCCTGCAGTTGATGCCACCACTAATTGGATGTGGCAAATTGCCAAAGCCCATGTCTGTGCTAACGACGCTGGTGTACACCAACTTGTCCAGCATTG GTTGAGGACGCACGCCACACTGGAACCATTCATCTTATCGGCTCACAGACGATTGAGTTGTATGCATCCTATTTACAAACTTCTGGAACCACACATGAGATATACATTGCATATCAATGCTTTTGCGCGACAAAGCTTAATCAACTGTGGTGGAGTTATCGAGGAATGTTTCACCCCTGGCCGCTATGCTATGGAGATTAGTGCCGCTGCCTATAAAACTTGGCAGTTTGACTTGCAAGGCCTTCCCTCTGATCTTATTCGAAG AGGAATGGCGGTACCAGATAGCACAGAGCCACATGGATTAAGGCTATTGATCAAGGATTACCCGTACGCAGCAGATGGACTATTAATATGGGATGCAATTACTAAATGGGTTCGAGACTACGTGACCCATTACTACACAGAATCTAGTCTAGTAGCCGAGGACAGAGAGCTTCAATCATGGTACGACGAGGCTGTGAGAGTCGGCCACGCTGACTTCAGCAATGCGAACTGGTGGCCTGACCTAAAAACACCAGAGGACCTCACTAAAATCTTGACTGTACTCATATGGTTAGCCTCAGCACAGCATGCTGCCCTGAATTTCGGACAGTACCCGTATGGCGGGTATGCCCCAAACAGGCCGGTTTTAATGCGTCGTTTGATACCCGATGAGAACGATCCAGAGTACGCTAGCTTCTTAGCTGATCCACAGAAGTTCTACTTTACTGCTCTACCTAGTGTGCTACAAACAAGCAAGTTTATCGCGGTAATTGACACGCTTTCAACTCACTCTCCTGACGAGGAATACTTAGGGGAACGGACTCAACCGTCTACTTGGACTAGAGACGCCGAGATTGTAGAGAAGTTCTTTGAGTTTTCGGCCGAGATGCGTAGGATAGAGAAGGAGATTGATAGGCGGAACCGTGATCCGAGTTTAAGGAATAGGTGTGGTGCTGGGATTATACCTTATGAGCTCATGGCTCCTAGCTCTCCCCCTGGTGTTACTTGTAGAGGTGTGCCTAATAGTATCACTATTTGA
- the LOC141622750 gene encoding serine/threonine-protein kinase RIPK-like, with amino-acid sequence MVSKRVTWESILPSCFKPKTTKTKTKTKPEPKRVQVVPNSPQRLSISDLSYGGSEISMNDISNSLLGSYLHAFTLDELRVITSNFSYSSNFIGEGGFGAVYKGFITDKFRPGLKAQTVAVKVLDLDGPQGHKEWLAEVIFLGQLRHPNLVKLIGYCCENEQRVLVYEYMARGNLDNQLFRRCSVALPWLTRMKIALGAAKGLAFLHEESKPVIFRDFKAANILLDADFKAKLSDFGFARDGPEGDKSHVTTEHIMGTKGYVAPEYVMTGHLTIMSDVYSFGVALLELLTGKRSMDKTRARRKLSLVEWARPMLKDPRKIDMIMDPRLEGQYSAQGAKIAAMLAYQCLSHQPKTRPTMRTAVKTLESIMEMKDIPTHFVYEVPKEEEKNISVNKIREKNQNGGNNRVRHYELQKRLGNYGINSPRNDR; translated from the exons ATGGTTTCTAAAAGGGTTACATGGGAGTCCATTTTACCTAGTTGCTTCAAACCAAAgacaaccaaaaccaaaacaaaaacaaaacccgAACCCAAACGAGTTCAGGTAGTACCAAATTCGCCCCAAAGGTTGTCGATTTCAGACTTAAGCTATGGAGGCTCGGAAATATCGATGAATGATATATCAAACTCGTTACTCGGGTCGTATCTCCATGCATTTACACTTGATGAGCTTAGAGTCATTACTAGTAATTTCTCTTATTCAAGTAACTTTATTGGTGAGGGTGGATTTGGAGCGGTTTATAAAGGGTTTATTACTGATAAATTTAGACCCGGTTTAAAGGCTCAAACCGTTGCTGTTAAAGTTTTAGACTTGGACGGTCCACAAGGCCATAAAGAATGGCTG GCAGAAGTTATATTTCTTGGGCAGTTGAGACATCCTAATTTGGTGAAGTTGATAGGCTATTGTTGTGAAAATGAACAAAGAGTTCTTGTTTATGAATACATGGCTAGAGGCAACTTGGACAACCAATTATTTAGAA GGTGTAGTGTGGCTTTACCATGGTTAACAAGGATGAAAATTGCTCTAGGAGCAGCTAAAGGTCTTGCATTTCTTCATGAAGAAAGTAAACCTGTGATTTTCAGGGATTTTAAGGCTGCTAATATTCTTTTAGATGCT GATTTTAAAGCAAAACTGTCTGATTTCGGGTTTGCAAGAGATGGGCCTGAGGGAGATAAAAGCCATGTTACAACAGAACATATAATGGGCACCAAAGGCTATGTTGCTCCTGAATATGTAATGACAG GTCATTTGACAATTATGAGTGATGTCTACAGTTTCGGAGTAGCATTATTGGAATTGTTAACGGGTAAAAGGTCAATGGATAAAACTCGGGCAAGACGAAAACTTAGCTTGGTTGAATGGGCCAGACCTATGCTAAAGGACCCTAGAAAAATTGATATGATCATGGACCCAAGACTCGAAGGCCAATACTCGGCCCAAGGGGCGAAAATAGCTGCTATGTTAGCCTATCAATGTCTTAGCCACCAGCCTAAGACTAGGCCGACAATGAGGACCGCGGTGAAGACGTTGGAGTCGATAATGGAGATGAAAGATATTCCTACACATTTTGTTTATGAGGTGCCTAAGGAAGAAGAGAAGAACATTAGTGTAAACAAAATTAGGGAGAAGAACCAAAATGGTGGTAATAATAGGGTTAGACATTATGAATTACAAAAGAGGCTTGGTAATTATGGTATTAATTCTCCAAGGAATGATAGATGA